The Hippoglossus hippoglossus isolate fHipHip1 chromosome 19, fHipHip1.pri, whole genome shotgun sequence genome has a segment encoding these proteins:
- the josd1 gene encoding josephin-1 has product MGSAPCPAGEWKGRGRGGLQELGCMPWKVSKQKYGGGEVVVVGAEERRCRDPRDSQQQQDLSSSSSSLTPPAPPQSSLTPPAIYHEKQRRELCALHALNNVFQDGTAFSRDTLQEIYQRLSPSTLVTPHKKSMLGNGNYDVNVIMAALQTRGFEAVWWDKRRDVGSIELSNVTGFILNVPSNLRWGPLRLPLKRQHWIGVREVGGVYYNLDSKLRSPQPIGNPEELRKFLRQQLRGKNCELLLVVSEEVEARQTWRSDG; this is encoded by the exons ATGGGGAGCGCTCCGTGTCCAGCCGGCGAGTGGAAGGGGAGGGGGCGAGGAGGCCTGCAGGAGCTGGGCTGCATGCCCTGGAAGGTCAGCAAGCAGAagtatggaggaggagaggtggtggtggtgggagcggaggagaggaggtgcaggGATCCCAGGGACTCTCAACAGCAGCAGGAtctctcgtcttcctcctcctccctcacccctccaGCGCCTCCCCAATCCTCTTTGACACCTCCAGCCATTTATCATGAAAAGCAGCGGAGGGAGCTGTGTGCCCTGCACGCGCTCAATAACGTCTTCCAGGACGGGACAGCCTTCAGTCGGGACACCTTGCAGGAGATATACCAGAG GCTTTCTCCCAGCACTCTGGTGACGCCCCATAAGaagagcatgctgggaaatggGAACTATGATGTAAATGTCATTATGGCAGCCCTGCAGACCCGAGGGTTTGAGGCAGTTTGGTGGGATAAAAGAAG GGATGTTGGCAGCATCGAGCTCTCCAATGTGACAGGTTTCATTCTGAATGTGCCGTCCAACCTGCGCTGGGGGCCCCTGCGGCTGCCGCTCAAACGCCAGCACTGGATAGGAGTCAGAGAGGTGGGAGGAGTCTACTACAACCTGGACTCCAAGCTGCGTAGCCCTCAACCCATCGGCAACCCGGAAGAGCTCAG GAAGTTTCTGCGCCAGCAGCTGCGAGGGAAGAACTGTGAACTCCTATTGGTCGTttcagaggaagtggaggcacGGCAGACGTGGCGGTCTGATGGCTGA
- the cbx7b gene encoding chromobox protein homolog 7 — protein sequence MELSAIGEQVFAVESIVKKRVRKGNVEYLLKWKGWPPKYSTWEPEEHILDQRLVQAYEEKEQRDRALCHRRKGSKAKRLDLQNTIYTMDLRSAHKIPEKAPPRLRLSLTRSLVPEDVDDPYGACRLNCKPGSSEFRSLDSNPPSPTQEDWEGLGEEDEEEEEEEDAEDEEDREEDAAQRETTESILHGQERTDRWSSDIAPDEVIAVSEKPDNLWRPVNRPGEVTVTDVTLNSLTVTFRESRVAKGFFRHWSLEV from the exons atggagctgtcAGCGATCGGAGAGCAAGTGTTCGCTGTGGAATCGATCGTAAAGAAGAGGGTGAGAAAG GGGAATGTGGAGTATCTGTTGAAGTGGAAAGGATGGCCTCCAAA ATACAGTACATGGGAACCTGAGGAACATATTCTGGACCAGCGCTTGGTGCAGGCCTATGAAGAGAA agagcagagagacagagctctGTGTCACAGGAGGAAAGGATCAAAGGCCAAAAGACTTGATCTGCAG AACACCATCTACACCATGGACCTCCGCAGCGCTCACAAGATCCCTGAGAAAGCTCCGCCTCGCCTGCGGCTCTCGCTGACGCGCTCGCTGGTCCCGGAGGACGTGGATGATCCGTACGGTGCCTGCAGACTCAATTGCAAACCCGGGAGTTCTGAGTTCAGGAGCTTGGACTCAAACCCTCCGAGTCCAACACAAGAGGACTGGGAAGGCCTGggagaagaagacgaggaggaggaggaagaggaggatgcagAAGATGAGGAGGATAGGGAAGAGGACGCGGCTCAGAGGGAGACGACAGAAAGCATTCTTCATG GACAAGAGAGGACGGACCGCTGGAGCTCCGACATCGCACCGGACGAGGTCATCGCTGTATCTGAGAAGCCGGACAACCTCTGGAGGCCCGTCAACAGACCGGGAGAGGTGACGGTCACGGACGTAACCCTCAACTCCCTCACAGTGACTTTCCGCGAGTCGAGGGTGGCCAAAGGCTTCTTCAGACACTGGAGCCTGGAGGTCTGA
- the LOC117753232 gene encoding GTPase IMAP family member 1-like: MECQCDKDGDVVPGWWLGGNNFQMGGFAVVGYLLYRFSQTLPALIRWPIRLFCSLTGLSALWGWVSHLVRTLRGIKRLFKFLSGIWRFIVGSSTDGDMGNPSSKPGLRLILIGPAGGGRTTLLNTLSGNSDTNAPKGHLLNCTKQMTVLDGREVTLIDTPDILGPSLGINSRAREALRSLQLVSPGPHAFLLVVQAPGSSMGIGHDANQAMQAMLELFGEGVVGHIIPVLTHADRLGGRRTVDQLLEVDTGALRRAVSLCGQKPELVDNRPDCPPEEQSATRRQLVGRVMELKELRGHFVHELQRREDRIREELLTDMASALARKLGHM, from the exons GCTGGTGGCTGGGCGGCAACAACTTCCAGATGGGAGGTTTCGCTGTGGTCGGATATCTTCTCTACAGATTCTCTCAGA CGCTCCCAGCTCTGATCCGATGGCCCATTCGTCTCTTCTGCTCTTTAACTG GTCTGTCAGCTCTTTGGGGCTGGGTGAGCCACCTCGTGCGAACACTGCGTG gtATCAAGAGGTTATTCAAATTCCTGTCCGGGATTTGGCGGTTTATCGTAG GATCATCCACAGATGGAGACATGGGCAATCCAAGCAGTAAACCAGGCTTGAGGCTGATCCTCATTGGGCCCGCTGGTGGAGGACGGACCACCTTGCTTAATACTTTGTCGGGCAACAGTGACACAAATGCACCAAAGGGTCACCTTTTAAATTGCACCAAGCAAATGACAGTATTGGACGGTAGAGAGGTTACACTGATCGACACCCCGGATATTCTTGGGCCATCACTGGGGATTAACAGTAGAGCCAGGGAGGCTTTAAGGAGCCTTCAGCTTGTGAGTCCTGGACCACACGCCTTCCTGCTGGTGGTCCAGGCTCCAGGCTCCAGCATGGGGATCGGCCACGACGCTAACCAGGCGATGCAAGCCATGCTAGAGCTGTTTGGAGAGGGGGTGGTGGGGCACATCATCCCAGTGCTCACCCACGCAGACAGGCTGGGTGGGAGGCGCACTGTGGATCAGCTGCTGGAAGTGGACACTGGGGCTCTGAGAAGGGCTGTGTCTCTGTGCGGCCAGAAGCCTGAGCTGGTGGACAACCGGCCAGACTGCCCCCCAGAGGAGCAGAGTGCGACGCGCAGGCAGTTGGTGGGGCGGGTGAtggagctgaaggagctgaGGGGGCATTTCGTCCAcgagctgcagaggagggaggaccgGATCAGGGAGGAGCTGCTGACTGACATGGCCTCTGCACTGGCAAGAAAACTAGGACACATGTGA